A segment of the Actinomycetes bacterium genome:
CGGGCGAGATCCGTTTCGACGGCGACCCGCGGGCTCGGGAGCGCCCCATGCGGCCGCTGCTGACGGCTCTGCGCGACCTAGGGGTCACCGTGGACGACGCCGGGCGGTCGGCGCTGCCGTTCACGGTGCACGGCACCGGCCGGGTGCGCGGCGGCGTGGTGGAGATCGACGCGAGCGGCTCCAGCCAGTTCATCAGCGCCGTGCTGCTGGCCGGCTGCCGCTACGACGAGGGGGTCGACGTCCGCAGCGTCGGGGCCGCCCTGCCCTCGCAGCCGCACCTGGACATGACCGCCGCCATGCTGGGCGCGGCCGGCGTGGCGGTGCAGCGGCCGGCGCCCGGCCGCTGGGTCGTGCCGCCGCAGCGACCCCGGTCCGGCCGGCTGGTGGCAGAGCCGGACGTGTCGAACGCGCTGCCGTTCGCCGCGTCCGCGCTGGTGACGCGCGGCCGGGTGCGGGTCATCGGCTGGCCGACCGGCTCGACCTACCAGCCGGAGCGGCAGGCCCGCGCGGTGCTCGCCGAGCTGGGCGCCCGGCTGGTCGAGGAGGACGGCGCCCTGCTCGTTGACGGCTCGGGCGGGATGCGCGGGATCGACGCGGACCTGTCCGCCATCGGCGAGATGGTCCCGGTCGTCGCGGCCGTGGCGGCGCTGGCCGACGGGCCGACGACGCTCCGCGGGGTGGCCCATCTGCGCGGCCACGAGACCGACCGGCTGGCCGCGCTGGCCAAGGAGATCAACGGCCTCGGTGGTGACGTCGAGGAGCGGCCGGACGGCCTGCTGATCCGGCCCCGGCCGCTGCGCGGCGGCGTCTTCGGCACGTACGCCGACCACCGGCTGGCCACCGCGGGGGCACTGCTCGGCCTCGCCGTCCCCGGCGTCCAGGTCGAGGACATCTCCACGACCGGCAAGACGCTGCCCGGGTTCGTCGGGCTGTGGACGGAGATGCTGGCCGGGTGACCGCGCGATGAGTCAGCCACGGCAGCGCCGGAACGACCTGGACGAGGACGACGTCCGGGTCCGGCCGCAGCGGGGGAAGTCGCGGCCGCGCACCAAGGACCGGCCCGAGCACAGCGGCGCCACCGGGGGGCTCGTGGTGGCCGTCGACCGGGGCCGGTACACCTGCCTGCTCTCCGGCCCGGCTGGTGACCGCGAGATCACGGCCATGCGGGCCCGCGAGCTCGGCCGCAAGGGCATCGTCGTCGGGGACCGGGTGGCCATCGTGGGTGATCTCGCCGGCGGCGCGGACTCGCTGGCCCGCGTGGTCCGGGTGGAGCCGCGCCGCTCGGTGCTGCGGCGCACGGCCGACGACACGGACCCGGTCGAACGGGTGGTCGTGGCCAACGCCGACCAGCTGGCCGTGGTGATCGCCCTGGTCGACCCCGAGCCGCGGCCCCGGCTGATCGACCGGGCGCTCGTCGCCGCCTTCGACGCCGGGCTGTTGCCGCTGCTGGTGCTCACCAAGTCGGACCTGCACAGCCCGGACGACCTGCTCGCGGCGTACGCGGGTCTGGACGTGCCGGCCGTGGTGACGCACCGGGGCGGCAACCTGGACGCCCTACGTGAGCGGCTGAAGGGCCGGACGACCGTGCTGCTCGGCCACTCCGGCGTGGGCAAGTCGACCCTGGTGAACGCACTCGTGCCCGGAGCCGACCGGGCCACCGGGGTCGTCAACCGGGTCACCGGCCGCGGGCGGCACACCTCGAGCTCGGCGGTGGCACTGCGGCTGCCGGACGGCGACGGCTGGGTGGTGGACACCCCGGGGATCCGCTCGTTCGGGCTGGCCCACGTCGACGTCAACCGGGTGATCAACGCGTTCCCCGACCTGTTGGCGGGTACCCAGGAGTGCCCCCGCGGGTGCACGCACGACGAGCCGGAGTGCGGGCTGGACGCCTACGTGGCCGCCGGTCACGCCGAGCCGGCCCGACTGAACTCGCTGCGCCGCCTGCTCCGTGCCCGCGAGCTCCCCGACGACGACGCCGACCCGCGAAGTTGACCAACGGCCGACTAGTCGGCGCGCTCCCCCTCCGCGATCACGGCGGCGACCTCCTCGACCCTCGCGGCCTCCTCGCGCGCGTGCCGCCGCGACCGGTCCAGCTCCTCCGCGGCGTCCTCGTCGGCGCTCATCAGCCGCTCGAGGTCGAAGCCCGCGAAGTCGAGCACGCCCATGTCGGCGTAGGCCTGCTGCACCTTGTCCCCCCACAGCCCGATGTCCTTGACGCAGGGGACGATCCGGCTGAACAGCAGGGACCGGAACATCTGCATGTACGGCGAGGCATCCACGGCCTGCACGCAGTCCTCGACGTCGTACCCGAGGTTCTCCCACACCTCCTGGGCGCGGAACCGGTCCCGCATGAGGTAGCAGCCCTCGACCACGAACTCTTCCCGCTCGGCCCGCTCGGCCGACGACAGCTCCGCGTAGGCGTCCCGCAGCGCCATCCGCCCGAACGCCACATGGCGGGCCTCGTCCTGCATCACGTAGGCCAAGATCTGCTTCGGCAGGGCCTGCGCCGTCAGGTCCCGGATCACGCCGAACGCAGCCAGCGCCAAGCCTTCGATGAGCACCTGCATGCCCAGGTACGGGAAGTCCCACCGTGAGTCGGTGAGCGTGTCCCCCAGCAGCGCCTCGAGGTAGGGGTTGATCGGGTACAGCAGCCCGACCTTCTCCTGGAGGAACCGCGCGTAGGTCTCGGCATGCCGGGCCTCGTCCATGGTCTGGGTGGCCGCGTAGAACTTCGAGTCGAGGTCGGGTACCGACTCGACGATCCGGGCGCTGCACACCATCGCGCCCTGCTCACCGTGCAGGAACTGGCTGAACTGCCACGCGGCCAAGTGCTGGTTGAGCTCCTCGATGTCCTTCGGACCCAGCTTCGCGTAGGTCTGCGACGAAGCGATCGGGTTGGTCTCCCTCGGCATGCCGAGGGGGTCGCCGGGGTCGAGCTCGAGG
Coding sequences within it:
- the rsgA gene encoding ribosome small subunit-dependent GTPase A is translated as MSQPRQRRNDLDEDDVRVRPQRGKSRPRTKDRPEHSGATGGLVVAVDRGRYTCLLSGPAGDREITAMRARELGRKGIVVGDRVAIVGDLAGGADSLARVVRVEPRRSVLRRTADDTDPVERVVVANADQLAVVIALVDPEPRPRLIDRALVAAFDAGLLPLLVLTKSDLHSPDDLLAAYAGLDVPAVVTHRGGNLDALRERLKGRTTVLLGHSGVGKSTLVNALVPGADRATGVVNRVTGRGRHTSSSAVALRLPDGDGWVVDTPGIRSFGLAHVDVNRVINAFPDLLAGTQECPRGCTHDEPECGLDAYVAAGHAEPARLNSLRRLLRARELPDDDADPRS
- a CDS encoding ferritin-like domain-containing protein, producing the protein MSSYSRYVLPVSSTTWDIPASGATRFTWEYDGARDRLLALYQKGKDKQWDATKRIDWDLELDPGDPLGMPRETNPIASSQTYAKLGPKDIEELNQHLAAWQFSQFLHGEQGAMVCSARIVESVPDLDSKFYAATQTMDEARHAETYARFLQEKVGLLYPINPYLEALLGDTLTDSRWDFPYLGMQVLIEGLALAAFGVIRDLTAQALPKQILAYVMQDEARHVAFGRMALRDAYAELSSAERAEREEFVVEGCYLMRDRFRAQEVWENLGYDVEDCVQAVDASPYMQMFRSLLFSRIVPCVKDIGLWGDKVQQAYADMGVLDFAGFDLERLMSADEDAAEELDRSRRHAREEAARVEEVAAVIAEGERAD
- the aroA gene encoding 3-phosphoshikimate 1-carboxyvinyltransferase → METLPLWDAPLAHRPVTADVRVPASKSMTNRALVLAALADGRTEVGNPLRARDTLLMVAGLRALGAGVDDGPDGDWLVTPPESFRGPAAVDCGLAGTVMRFLPPVAALAAGEIRFDGDPRARERPMRPLLTALRDLGVTVDDAGRSALPFTVHGTGRVRGGVVEIDASGSSQFISAVLLAGCRYDEGVDVRSVGAALPSQPHLDMTAAMLGAAGVAVQRPAPGRWVVPPQRPRSGRLVAEPDVSNALPFAASALVTRGRVRVIGWPTGSTYQPERQARAVLAELGARLVEEDGALLVDGSGGMRGIDADLSAIGEMVPVVAAVAALADGPTTLRGVAHLRGHETDRLAALAKEINGLGGDVEERPDGLLIRPRPLRGGVFGTYADHRLATAGALLGLAVPGVQVEDISTTGKTLPGFVGLWTEMLAG